One Paenarthrobacter aurescens TC1 DNA window includes the following coding sequences:
- a CDS encoding putative uncharacterized protein family UPF0054 (identified by match to protein family HMM PF02130; match to protein family HMM TIGR00043) — MSIEVNNESGVVVDEAQLVTLSRFIFERLYIHPQAELSILLVDEPAMEKLHIELMDEPGATDVLSVPMDELTPGTPEKPTPQGMLGDIAICPQVAEVQARNAGHPTQDEMLLLTTHGILHLLGFDHAEPEEKEEMFGLQRELLSEFLGKDAPMETMQ; from the coding sequence ATGAGCATTGAAGTAAACAACGAGTCCGGTGTGGTGGTGGACGAAGCCCAGCTGGTGACGTTGTCACGCTTCATCTTTGAGCGTCTGTACATCCACCCCCAAGCAGAGCTATCCATTCTCCTTGTCGATGAACCGGCAATGGAAAAGCTGCACATCGAACTGATGGACGAGCCCGGGGCTACGGATGTTTTGTCCGTGCCCATGGACGAACTGACGCCGGGCACTCCGGAGAAGCCCACGCCGCAAGGCATGCTGGGCGACATCGCTATTTGCCCTCAGGTGGCCGAGGTACAGGCGCGCAACGCCGGGCACCCCACGCAGGACGAAATGCTGCTCCTGACAACCCATGGCATCCTCCACCTGCTTGGTTTTGACCATGCGGAGCCGGAGGAAAAGGAAGAGATGTTCGGTTTGCAGCGGGAACTGCTGTCTGAATTCCTGGGCAAGGATGCCCCCATGGAGACCATGCAGTGA
- a CDS encoding putative ATPase (identified by match to protein family HMM PF02562), which yields MALLRTNRRRKGLEASTMSESLNGRLRTGNGNQPPTEFPHTLPGTRTEVVTFDNSDQMVHSLGSHDEALRYIEEQFQDVNFHVRGNELSMTGPSTVIPRIMRLLEEVRGLVAKGTVVTPDILQQLVSLLRVQSVQNPADVLTHNILSSRGKTIRPKTLNQKNYVDAIDDNTVIFGIGPAGTGKTYLAMAKAVQALQTKEVSRIILTRPAVEAGERLGFLPGTLSDKIDPYLRPLYDALHDMMDPESIPRLMAAGTIEVAPLAYMRGRTLNDAFIILDEAQNTTPEQMKMFLTRLGFGSKMVVTGDVTQIDLPSGSTSGLRIVREILKGIDDVNFSILEAADVVRHRLVADIVSAYSTWDDAHRTDAQYKPGAQDKPGAQDKPGAQYNRGVRK from the coding sequence ATGGCGTTATTACGAACCAACCGGAGGAGAAAAGGCCTTGAGGCCAGCACTATGAGTGAATCTTTGAACGGGCGGCTCAGGACCGGAAACGGCAACCAGCCGCCCACCGAGTTCCCGCACACACTACCGGGTACGCGCACGGAAGTTGTCACGTTCGACAACTCCGACCAGATGGTTCACTCGTTGGGCAGCCACGACGAAGCCTTGCGATACATCGAGGAACAGTTCCAGGACGTCAACTTCCATGTCCGCGGTAATGAGCTCTCCATGACGGGGCCTTCCACCGTCATTCCACGCATCATGCGTCTCTTGGAGGAAGTCCGTGGGCTCGTGGCGAAGGGGACCGTGGTCACTCCGGACATCCTTCAGCAGCTCGTGTCCTTGTTGAGGGTCCAGTCCGTGCAGAATCCGGCTGATGTCTTGACGCACAATATTCTGTCCAGCAGGGGCAAGACCATACGGCCCAAGACGCTGAACCAGAAGAACTACGTCGACGCCATTGACGACAACACCGTCATTTTCGGAATCGGTCCCGCAGGTACCGGAAAGACATACCTGGCAATGGCCAAGGCAGTCCAGGCGCTGCAGACAAAGGAAGTCAGTCGGATCATCCTCACCCGGCCTGCGGTGGAAGCGGGGGAACGTCTGGGCTTCCTTCCCGGAACGCTGAGCGACAAGATCGACCCGTATCTTCGCCCGCTGTATGACGCATTGCACGACATGATGGATCCCGAGTCCATCCCGCGCTTGATGGCTGCGGGGACCATCGAGGTCGCACCCCTGGCCTACATGCGTGGACGGACGCTGAACGACGCATTCATCATTCTCGATGAAGCGCAAAACACCACTCCGGAGCAGATGAAGATGTTCCTGACCCGCCTAGGTTTCGGATCAAAAATGGTGGTCACGGGCGATGTCACGCAGATAGACCTGCCTTCCGGTTCAACCTCCGGGTTGCGGATTGTCAGGGAAATCCTGAAGGGAATCGATGACGTCAACTTCTCCATTCTGGAGGCCGCTGACGTCGTCCGGCACCGCTTGGTTGCTGACATCGTCTCCGCCTACAGCACATGGGACGACGCACACCGCACCGACGCCCAGTACAAACCTGGTGCCCAAGACAAACCTGGTGCACAAGACAAACCTGGTGCACAGTACAACCGTGGAGTACGCAAATGA
- a CDS encoding hypothetical protein (identified by Glimmer2; putative) — protein sequence MPECLQSYASPACDEPQPTATSGPGPSCQTYCLNSASSGYQSCFSWPRSAQSRPAAVDDVPSWHSGWQQHPAARLLRLGPPRDIRQGRKPITKPVSIGNGARRGTKSVIAAPAMLAVLLLTGCIANGGGSQAITSSPPVTVQDAPASHAPLETTQASTKIPVYWIGRSKEEVYLYREFRDISSDGNPVTTALRIMMAEKPLDHDFFTPWQDPGSLATSISGKNVITVDISRDAFNSNLDAGMAHRAVQQLVYTATAAASSSGLINSGQQIQVVILVDGHKDYMAFGQVQLGQPMERNASLVAPLWIIDPQEETSLPAGVVKFNGRSTDSSRPVSWQILQDDGKGEKTSLLTGQTKATGEPGQYGLFTFSATLKTGKYELRVSQVDEAGATIETSTDTRLFNVG from the coding sequence ATGCCGGAATGTCTTCAATCCTACGCCAGCCCGGCCTGCGATGAGCCTCAACCGACGGCAACATCCGGGCCGGGGCCGTCATGTCAGACATATTGTCTCAACTCGGCATCAAGCGGGTATCAATCATGTTTCAGTTGGCCCCGGTCCGCCCAATCCCGGCCGGCCGCCGTCGACGATGTGCCAAGCTGGCATAGCGGGTGGCAGCAGCACCCTGCGGCCCGGCTTCTGCGGCTGGGGCCGCCAAGAGACATACGGCAAGGCAGGAAACCCATCACAAAGCCAGTAAGCATAGGGAACGGCGCGCGCAGAGGGACGAAATCCGTCATCGCCGCGCCGGCGATGCTTGCTGTCCTGTTGCTGACCGGTTGCATCGCCAATGGCGGCGGTAGCCAAGCAATCACGAGTTCACCACCTGTTACTGTCCAGGATGCCCCGGCCAGCCATGCCCCGCTGGAGACCACACAGGCTTCCACCAAAATCCCGGTCTACTGGATTGGCCGCAGCAAGGAAGAGGTTTACCTCTACCGCGAGTTCAGGGACATTTCCAGCGATGGAAACCCCGTGACTACAGCGCTCCGGATCATGATGGCTGAGAAACCCCTGGACCACGACTTCTTCACGCCTTGGCAGGACCCGGGAAGCCTCGCCACGTCCATCTCGGGCAAGAACGTGATTACCGTGGATATTTCGCGGGACGCCTTTAATTCAAACCTCGACGCCGGAATGGCACATCGCGCCGTTCAGCAGTTGGTCTATACAGCTACGGCAGCAGCCTCGTCCTCGGGACTTATCAACTCCGGCCAGCAGATCCAAGTAGTCATTTTGGTTGACGGGCACAAGGACTACATGGCGTTCGGGCAGGTGCAGCTCGGCCAACCCATGGAGCGGAACGCATCTTTGGTGGCACCGCTGTGGATTATCGATCCGCAGGAGGAAACATCCTTGCCCGCGGGTGTAGTCAAATTCAATGGCCGCAGCACCGACAGCTCAAGGCCGGTCAGCTGGCAGATCCTCCAAGACGACGGCAAGGGCGAAAAGACCAGCCTGCTCACAGGCCAGACCAAGGCAACCGGTGAGCCGGGACAATATGGTCTTTTCACTTTCAGCGCCACGCTGAAGACCGGAAAGTATGAGCTGCGGGTTTCACAAGTCGATGAAGCGGGCGCAACCATCGAAACGAGCACCGATACCCGCTTGTTCAACGTCGGTTAG
- a CDS encoding putative protein of unknown function (DUF558) (identified by match to protein family HMM PF04452; match to protein family HMM TIGR00046), whose amino-acid sequence MSNPVFFTPAGSLGQVVPGSTFVLEGAEARHAVTVKRLTTGEPVDIADGAGVRLTGTVVDAGSSTLTVKASEVLFEEQPEVRLVLVQALAKGDRDELAIETATELGIDAVIPWQSERAIVRWKGERAAKAHAKWQSVVTAAAKQARRAWIPEVRSIVDTVALAKAVADADMAIILHEDAKNPLRTVLEELAALPNEGKPREVLLIVGPEGGISPREVTRLSDSGAVTALLGHHVLRSSTAGPAAVVLASDVLGRW is encoded by the coding sequence GTGAGCAATCCTGTTTTCTTCACGCCGGCGGGTTCCCTCGGTCAGGTAGTCCCTGGTTCCACCTTCGTCCTCGAGGGTGCAGAGGCCCGGCATGCTGTCACGGTTAAGCGCCTGACCACAGGCGAGCCCGTGGATATTGCAGATGGTGCCGGCGTGCGGCTGACAGGGACAGTGGTCGACGCCGGATCCAGCACCTTGACGGTTAAGGCCTCCGAAGTGCTGTTCGAGGAGCAACCGGAGGTCCGGCTGGTGCTGGTCCAGGCCCTGGCTAAAGGCGACCGCGACGAACTCGCCATCGAGACTGCCACGGAACTCGGCATAGATGCTGTTATCCCCTGGCAGTCCGAGCGTGCAATCGTGCGGTGGAAGGGTGAGAGGGCCGCCAAAGCACATGCGAAGTGGCAGTCGGTGGTCACAGCCGCGGCCAAGCAGGCGCGGCGTGCCTGGATTCCCGAGGTGCGGTCCATTGTGGATACCGTTGCTTTGGCCAAGGCCGTAGCGGACGCTGACATGGCCATCATCCTGCATGAAGACGCCAAGAACCCCCTGAGAACTGTCCTTGAAGAGTTGGCGGCGTTACCTAACGAAGGTAAGCCGCGCGAAGTTCTCTTGATCGTGGGACCTGAGGGCGGAATCTCACCGCGTGAAGTAACTCGGCTCAGCGACTCGGGCGCGGTGACGGCCCTCTTGGGTCACCATGTCTTGCGGTCGTCGACGGCGGGACCAGCCGCCGTCGTTCTTGCCAGCGACGTTCTGGGCCGCTGGTAG
- the dnaJ gene encoding chaperone protein DnaJ (identified by similarity to SP:P08622; match to protein family HMM PF00226; match to protein family HMM PF00684; match to protein family HMM PF01556; match to protein family HMM TIGR02349), producing MSSHYDVLGVSPEATGEEIKKAYRKLARKLHPDVNPGEDVAEQFKAVTHAYEVLSDPQKRRVYDATGNENGTDNGFGGGYSGQGFAFQDIFDTFFGGGGGHGGPASRVRRGQDALISVRIDLKDAVFGVNKKLEVDTAVVCPTCDGSCCRPGTHPERCDICGGSGQVQRAVRSILGQVMTTAPCGSCEGFGTVIKDPCNECNGQGRIRSRRSLTIKVPAGVATGTRIQLSGQGEAGPAGGPAGDLYVEIRVNNDAMFMREGDDLHATLSVPMTAAALGTELQLDTFDGAQDIDVKAGTQSGEVITLRGLGVTHLRGYGRGDLKVHLHVETPSKLDPAQEELLQQLAKLRGEQFTEGKLVASGGMFAKLRDKLGNL from the coding sequence TTGAGCAGCCACTATGACGTTTTGGGAGTCTCGCCGGAAGCCACCGGGGAAGAGATCAAAAAGGCGTACCGCAAGTTGGCGCGGAAACTGCACCCCGACGTAAACCCCGGTGAGGATGTCGCGGAACAGTTCAAGGCCGTGACCCACGCTTACGAAGTGTTGTCAGACCCCCAGAAACGCCGGGTCTACGACGCCACGGGCAATGAGAACGGCACCGACAACGGTTTCGGTGGCGGCTATTCCGGCCAGGGTTTCGCGTTCCAGGACATCTTCGACACCTTCTTTGGTGGAGGCGGTGGCCACGGTGGACCGGCCTCCCGTGTCCGTCGCGGCCAGGACGCGCTCATCAGCGTCCGCATCGACCTGAAGGACGCCGTGTTCGGCGTCAACAAGAAGCTTGAAGTGGACACCGCCGTTGTCTGCCCCACCTGTGATGGCAGCTGCTGCCGCCCGGGCACCCATCCGGAGCGCTGCGACATTTGCGGTGGCAGTGGCCAGGTTCAGCGGGCTGTCCGATCCATCCTCGGCCAGGTCATGACCACCGCCCCCTGCGGTTCCTGCGAAGGCTTCGGCACCGTCATCAAGGATCCCTGCAACGAGTGCAACGGGCAGGGCCGTATCCGCAGCCGCCGTTCCCTCACCATCAAGGTCCCGGCAGGCGTCGCAACCGGTACGCGCATCCAGCTGTCCGGACAGGGCGAAGCGGGGCCCGCAGGTGGTCCTGCAGGTGACCTCTATGTAGAGATCCGGGTTAACAACGACGCCATGTTCATGCGTGAAGGCGACGACCTTCACGCCACGCTCAGCGTGCCCATGACGGCGGCCGCGCTGGGAACCGAGCTGCAGCTGGACACTTTCGACGGCGCACAGGACATTGATGTGAAGGCCGGCACGCAATCGGGAGAAGTCATTACCCTCCGCGGCCTGGGTGTCACGCACCTCCGGGGCTACGGCCGTGGCGACCTCAAGGTGCACCTGCATGTGGAGACGCCCAGCAAGCTCGACCCCGCCCAGGAAGAACTCTTGCAGCAGCTGGCCAAGCTGCGTGGCGAGCAGTTTACGGAAGGAAAGCTTGTGGCCAGCGGCGGTATGTTCGCAAAGCTGCGGGACAAGCTCGGTAACCTATAG
- the hrcA gene encoding heat-inducible transcription repressor HrcA (identified by match to protein family HMM PF01628; match to protein family HMM TIGR00331) — MLSVVVRLRSRVDRSQGPWQSSGGGAMSEPRKLEVLRAIVEDYVHSREPVGSKALVERHHLGVSSATIRNDMAVLEEEGLIAAPHTSAGRIPTDKGYRLFVDRISQVKPLSAAERRAIHSLLEGPDEVDDILERTVRLLSQLTNQVAVVQYPHSNRALVRHVEFVLLGPKQVLVVLIADTGSVGQKVIDAGSDVSNEALMLLRSRFLGSIAATQLALLPQVLPSVVALCPPELRSLAQTLAQGLQSLSDTSREERILMAGTANLARSNVDFPLSIGPVLEALEEQVVMLRLLSDMGDDPRGVTVSIGRENPYDGLAEASVVATGYGSGAKVGILGPTRMDYPTTMAAVRAVARYFSRILGG; from the coding sequence GTGCTAAGTGTGGTGGTCCGATTGAGATCCCGCGTTGACCGGTCCCAGGGACCATGGCAGTCGTCAGGAGGTGGAGCAATGAGTGAGCCGCGCAAGCTTGAGGTGCTGCGTGCCATCGTTGAGGATTACGTGCATTCCAGGGAACCTGTCGGTTCGAAGGCCCTCGTGGAGCGGCACCATCTTGGCGTTTCCAGTGCCACCATCAGGAACGACATGGCTGTCTTGGAAGAGGAAGGCCTCATCGCGGCCCCCCACACCAGTGCAGGGAGAATCCCTACGGACAAGGGCTACCGCCTGTTCGTCGACCGCATTTCGCAGGTAAAGCCGCTCTCGGCCGCCGAACGCAGGGCCATCCATTCGTTGCTAGAGGGCCCCGATGAGGTTGACGACATCCTGGAGCGCACCGTAAGGCTCCTGTCGCAGCTGACCAATCAGGTGGCCGTCGTGCAGTATCCGCATTCCAACCGCGCACTGGTCCGTCACGTGGAGTTCGTCCTGTTGGGCCCAAAGCAGGTGCTCGTGGTCCTCATCGCGGACACCGGCAGCGTAGGGCAGAAGGTCATCGACGCCGGCTCGGACGTAAGCAACGAAGCCTTGATGCTCCTGAGGTCCCGCTTCCTCGGCAGCATTGCCGCCACGCAACTGGCTCTCTTGCCGCAGGTGCTCCCATCGGTAGTTGCCCTGTGCCCGCCGGAGCTCCGCAGCCTGGCGCAGACGTTGGCCCAAGGACTCCAATCGCTCAGTGACACCAGCCGAGAAGAGCGCATCCTGATGGCAGGAACGGCCAACCTTGCGCGCTCCAACGTGGATTTCCCCCTGAGCATCGGTCCCGTGCTGGAAGCACTCGAGGAACAAGTTGTCATGCTCCGGTTGTTGTCCGATATGGGGGATGACCCCCGCGGAGTCACTGTGAGCATTGGACGCGAGAATCCGTACGACGGCTTGGCTGAGGCATCCGTCGTGGCTACGGGCTACGGCTCCGGCGCCAAGGTGGGGATTCTCGGTCCCACACGCATGGACTATCCCACCACCATGGCAGCCGTTCGTGCCGTGGCCCGTTACTTTTCCCGCATTCTCGGCGGCTGA
- a CDS encoding putative oxygen-independent coproporphyrinogen III oxidase (identified by match to protein family HMM PF04055; match to protein family HMM PF06969; match to protein family HMM TIGR00539) produces the protein MPSVLPLGDPAPADGILPPQVLAGVEHRKFGLYVHIPFCAVRCGYCDFNTYTATELGGGASQDAYASTAVSELDFASLALDASGLPRRPLSTVFFGGGTPTLLPAEDLARILRAAVGHWGLEPGAEVTTEANPDSVTPESLRVLADAGFTRVSFGMQSAVPHVLKVLDRTHTPSRVPLVVQWAREAGLAVSLDLIYGTPGESMADWQLSLETALSYQPDHISAYALIVEDGTKLAAQIRRGEVPGIDDDDHASKYELADKMISEAGLNWYEVSNWSRTPEQACRHNLAYWRGDDWWGIGPGAHSHVGGVRWWNVKHPTAYASRLGSGTSPAAGRETLDVETREVERIMLEARLGTGLSVDALDAIGRHAMAGLIADELVDPVQAFKGRLVLTLKGRLLADAVVRRILPD, from the coding sequence ATGCCCAGCGTCCTACCTTTGGGCGACCCGGCACCTGCGGATGGCATATTGCCTCCGCAGGTGTTGGCCGGCGTCGAGCACCGCAAGTTCGGGCTCTATGTCCACATACCGTTCTGTGCCGTGCGGTGTGGCTATTGCGATTTCAACACCTACACTGCAACCGAACTCGGTGGCGGTGCATCGCAGGACGCCTACGCTTCCACGGCCGTATCCGAGCTGGACTTCGCCTCTCTGGCACTTGACGCCTCCGGTTTGCCTCGACGTCCCCTCAGCACTGTCTTCTTTGGCGGTGGTACCCCAACGCTCCTCCCGGCGGAAGACCTGGCGCGGATCCTGCGTGCCGCCGTCGGCCATTGGGGCCTGGAGCCCGGCGCCGAGGTGACAACCGAGGCGAATCCAGATTCGGTGACACCTGAATCCCTCAGAGTGTTGGCTGATGCCGGATTCACCAGGGTCTCCTTCGGCATGCAATCCGCGGTTCCGCACGTTCTGAAGGTACTGGACCGCACCCATACGCCCAGCCGTGTGCCACTCGTTGTGCAGTGGGCGCGCGAAGCCGGCCTGGCAGTTAGCCTTGACCTCATTTACGGCACGCCCGGAGAGTCCATGGCCGACTGGCAGCTGTCACTCGAAACTGCGCTCTCGTACCAACCAGATCACATCAGTGCCTACGCGTTGATTGTGGAGGACGGCACCAAACTTGCGGCCCAGATACGTCGCGGCGAAGTACCCGGTATTGACGATGACGACCACGCCTCCAAGTACGAGTTGGCCGACAAGATGATCTCTGAAGCGGGCTTGAACTGGTACGAGGTCAGCAATTGGTCCCGGACGCCGGAACAGGCTTGCCGGCATAATCTTGCCTATTGGCGCGGAGATGACTGGTGGGGCATCGGCCCCGGAGCCCACTCCCACGTGGGGGGTGTCCGATGGTGGAACGTCAAGCACCCCACGGCGTATGCCTCACGGCTCGGGAGCGGAACCTCACCGGCTGCCGGACGGGAAACCCTCGACGTCGAAACCCGGGAAGTTGAGCGCATCATGCTTGAAGCGCGGCTTGGAACAGGGTTGTCCGTGGACGCCTTGGACGCGATCGGACGGCATGCGATGGCCGGGCTGATTGCCGACGAACTGGTTGACCCGGTGCAGGCATTCAAGGGTCGCCTGGTCTTGACCCTGAAGGGTCGGCTCTTGGCTGACGCCGTAGTCCGAAGGATTCTTCCCGACTAA
- the lepA gene encoding GTP-binding protein LepA (identified by match to protein family HMM PF00009; match to protein family HMM PF00679; match to protein family HMM PF03144; match to protein family HMM PF06421; match to protein family HMM TIGR00231; match to protein family HMM TIGR01393), with amino-acid sequence MSPMARTAPVPAATDPAIIRNFCIIAHIDHGKSTLADRMLQYTGVVKQRDMKAQYLDRMDIERERGITIKSQAVRMPWELDGNSYALNMIDTPGHVDFTYEVSRSLAACEGAVLLVDAAQGIEAQTLANLYLAMENNLTIIPVLNKIDLPAAQPEKYAAELANLIGGDPEDVLKVSGKTGVGVEALLDKIVRDLPAPVGDPNAPARAMIFDSVYDTYRGVVTYVRVVDGMLHPRERIQMMSTRATHELLEIGVSSPEPTPSKGLGVGEVGYLITGVKDVRQSKVGDTVTNLAKPASESLSGYADAKPMVFSGLYPLDGTDYPVLRDALEKLMLNDAALVYEPETSAALGFGFRVGFLGLLHLEITRERLEREYNLDLISTAPNVEYEVTLEDKKVIHVTNPSEYPTGKISEVREPMVSATILAPNEFVGSIMELCQSRRGQMRGMDYLSEDRVELRYWIPLAEIVFDFFDLLKSKTRGYASLDWKADGEQVADLVKVDILLQGEQVDAFSAITHRDKAYAYGVMMTGKLRELIPRQQFEVPIQAAIGSRIIARESIRAIRKDVLAKCYGGDITRKRKLLEKQKEGKKRMKMVGRVEVPQEAFIAALTTDESKDKAKK; translated from the coding sequence GTGTCTCCCATGGCCCGCACCGCACCGGTGCCCGCCGCAACAGATCCGGCCATCATCCGGAACTTCTGCATCATTGCCCACATTGACCACGGTAAGTCCACCTTGGCCGACCGCATGCTGCAGTACACCGGCGTCGTTAAGCAACGCGACATGAAGGCCCAGTATCTGGACCGTATGGATATCGAACGTGAGCGCGGCATCACCATCAAGTCCCAGGCTGTTCGCATGCCGTGGGAACTCGATGGCAACAGCTACGCGCTGAACATGATCGATACTCCCGGCCACGTCGACTTCACCTACGAAGTTTCCCGTTCCTTGGCAGCTTGTGAAGGCGCAGTGCTGTTGGTGGATGCGGCCCAGGGCATTGAGGCTCAAACCCTCGCGAACTTGTACTTGGCGATGGAAAACAACCTCACCATCATTCCTGTGCTGAACAAGATCGACCTTCCGGCCGCGCAGCCCGAGAAGTATGCGGCGGAACTGGCCAACCTCATTGGTGGCGACCCCGAGGATGTCCTCAAGGTTTCCGGCAAGACCGGCGTAGGCGTGGAGGCGTTGCTGGACAAGATTGTCCGCGACCTTCCAGCGCCCGTTGGTGATCCCAACGCTCCTGCCCGCGCCATGATTTTCGACTCTGTCTATGACACCTACCGCGGCGTGGTCACCTACGTCCGCGTGGTGGACGGCATGCTTCACCCGCGCGAACGCATTCAGATGATGTCCACCCGGGCAACGCATGAGCTCTTGGAGATTGGTGTCAGCTCCCCGGAGCCCACACCGTCCAAGGGCCTGGGCGTCGGCGAGGTGGGGTACCTGATCACAGGTGTGAAGGACGTCCGCCAGTCCAAGGTTGGCGATACTGTCACTAACCTGGCCAAGCCGGCCTCGGAGTCGCTCAGCGGCTACGCCGACGCCAAGCCGATGGTCTTCTCCGGTCTCTACCCGCTGGACGGCACAGATTACCCTGTCCTCCGCGATGCCCTCGAAAAGCTGATGCTCAACGACGCCGCGCTGGTTTACGAGCCCGAGACGTCTGCAGCGCTGGGCTTCGGCTTCCGCGTAGGGTTCCTCGGCTTGCTGCACCTCGAAATCACGCGTGAGCGCCTCGAACGCGAGTACAACCTCGACCTCATCTCAACTGCTCCCAACGTGGAGTACGAGGTGACCCTTGAGGACAAGAAGGTCATCCACGTCACCAACCCCAGCGAGTACCCCACGGGCAAGATCTCCGAGGTCCGTGAACCAATGGTGTCCGCAACCATCCTGGCGCCCAACGAGTTCGTGGGTTCCATCATGGAACTGTGCCAGAGTCGCCGTGGCCAGATGCGCGGGATGGACTACCTGTCCGAAGACCGCGTGGAGCTTCGCTATTGGATCCCGCTGGCTGAGATTGTGTTCGACTTCTTCGACCTCCTGAAGTCCAAGACCCGCGGCTACGCATCGCTGGACTGGAAGGCCGATGGCGAGCAGGTGGCGGACCTGGTCAAGGTGGACATCCTGCTGCAGGGTGAGCAAGTGGATGCTTTCAGCGCCATCACCCACCGTGACAAGGCCTACGCCTACGGTGTGATGATGACGGGGAAGCTCCGTGAGCTTATTCCGAGGCAGCAATTCGAGGTACCCATCCAGGCCGCCATCGGATCCCGCATCATTGCCCGTGAGAGCATCCGGGCCATCCGTAAGGACGTTCTTGCCAAGTGCTACGGCGGTGACATCACCCGTAAGCGCAAGCTGCTCGAGAAGCAGAAGGAGGGCAAGAAGCGCATGAAGATGGTGGGCCGCGTGGAGGTGCCCCAAGAGGCATTCATTGCAGCCCTGACCACTGACGAGTCCAAGGACAAGGCCAAGAAGTAG
- the rpsT gene encoding ribosomal protein S20 (identified by match to protein family HMM PF01649; match to protein family HMM TIGR00029), with translation MANIKSQKKRILTNEKARLRNNAVKSELKTAIRAVNTAVESADKDAAGTALVAASRKLDKAVSKGVIHKNNAANRKSAISKKVNAL, from the coding sequence GTGGCTAATATCAAGTCCCAGAAGAAGCGCATCCTCACCAACGAGAAGGCTCGCCTGCGTAACAACGCTGTCAAGTCCGAGCTGAAGACGGCCATCCGCGCCGTCAACACCGCCGTTGAGTCTGCTGACAAGGATGCTGCTGGAACTGCACTTGTTGCTGCCAGCCGCAAGCTGGACAAGGCTGTCAGCAAGGGCGTTATTCACAAGAACAACGCTGCAAACCGCAAGTCGGCGATCTCCAAGAAGGTCAACGCACTCTAA